The DNA window TTCAGCCGCGCCCTGACCCTTTGCGCCGCCCGTAATGATCGCTACCTTGCCGTCCAGCCTGCCCATGATGTCCTCCTTGAAATTGCCCAGATCAGTAAGCCATACCATCCCGTCATTCCCACCCATCCTGTCATTCCCGCGAAAGCGGGAACCCATTATGCCCCCTCTCCCTGAGGGAGAGGGTTGGGGTGAGGGTGAAAACCTTGCCCACCAATCCGGAACATTTACGTCCCTATTGACGATACTTCCTATGATGCCCCCGCATTATAGACTGGTAAGACTACCTACGGTGATAGACTGACGACAGCAAACAACAGGGTAATCGCATAAACACCCTGGTCCACCTCCAACAGCCCCCTCTCTCTTGACGGGAGAGGGTTGGGGTGAGGGTGATTCCCCTGACAGCAACAGTGAAATCAATAAGGTCATACAAAGACGCGAGGTGAGAAGGTGGTTAACGGACATAACGGAGCGGCGGGGCCTCTGGCTGGAATAAGGGTGCTAGACTGGACGATGTGGCAGTTCGGCCCGGTGGCAGCCTCCATGATGGGCGACATGGGCGCGGACGTGATCAAGATCGAAGCCCTCGACGGCGACGTCGGCAGGGCAGTGGCCCGGATGGAGTCCGCCGAGGCAGGCTTGCCAGCGGGAAGAAACGCCTACTTCGAGACCTGCAACCGCAGCAAGCGCGGCATCGCTATCAACCTAAAGACAGCCGAGGGTCGCGAGATCGCCCACAAGCTGGTCGAGGGCGCGGATGTCATCATCCAGAACTTCCGCAAGGGCGTGGCCGAACGGCTTGAGATGGACTATGACACGCTCAAGAAGATCAACCCCAGGCTGGTCTACGCTTCGGCGTCCGGGTTCGGACCCGAGGGGCCAGACGCCGAACTGCCCTCTCTCGACGGCTGCGGACAGGCCCGCGCTGGTCTGATGATGTCGGCAACCCCGCCGTGGGCCAAGCACCCGGTCTCCGTCAGGGGAGCGCCGTCCGACCAGATCGGCGGCATCACGCTCTGCCTCGGCATACTATCGGCGCTGCTGGCGCGCCAGGCGCAGGGTATCGGCCAGAAGGTCGAGGTCTCACACCTCAGCAGCACCATGTTCCTTCAGGGATTGGCGATAGGAATGAACCTGCTGTCCGGCCAGTACATGCCGACACTCAATCGCGAGGACGTCCGTAACTACATGTACAACATCTACCAGTGCAAGGGCGGAAGCTGGCTGAGAATCTCCAACCCGCAGCCTGCACGCTACTGGGGCCCGTTCGTCGAGGCGCTCGGAATCGAGTACATTCTCGAGGACCCCGAAATCGAGGGTGCGCAGGACGGCACCGCCGGTTCTCCCGAACTCCTTGATCTCATCGAAAAGACCTTCGCCTCCAAGACGTACGAAGAGTGGGACGCGATATTCCGCCAGTACGGATTCATCTATGCCAAGATCCAGTCCATCGAGGAACTCCCCGAGGATCCGCAGGTCAAGGCGAACGGCTACATTGCCGACTTCGATCACCCCACCATCGGCCCCATCCAGGTATGCAACTTCCCAATCGCGTTCAGCGAGACGCCGGCCACCATCCGCAGCGGCGCCCCCGAGCTCGGAGAGCACACCGAGGCCATACTCATCGACGAACTCGGCTACGACTGGTCCGACATTGGAACTCTCCAGGAAGCAGGGGCTATACTCTGACGTTGCTTTTTACAAATCATAAACTTTGACAAGCCCTTAGGGGTGTTTGCGGAATGGCCGCAATTGCTAGACAACACACCCCCTCTCCCTCAGGGAGAGGGTTGGGGTGAGGGTGAAAAGGTACGCATACCTTCCTCCGTCAAGGCGGATGAGGTCCTAGAGCAGACATACCTCCTCAGCCCCCACATAACTGGAAAGAAAAATGCCCGGAGACCGCGACAGCAAGATGATCATGGGCGCCTTCCTACAGGCGGCCAACTGCTCCAACTACGCCGCATCATGGCGGCATCCAGCGTCCGACCCCGGGTTCCTCTCCGCACGCTTCTACCAGGAGATCGCCCGCACTCTTGAGGCCGGCAAATTCCACTTCGGCTTCATCGACGACAGGCTCGCCATGCCCAGTCGCTACAACGACTCGGTGGACGACACCGTCCGTCTGGGCATCCGCGCCGTAAAGCTCGACCTCGTCCCTGTGGTGATGGCAATGTCGCTCGCGACCCGCTACCTGGGCGTCAGCGCGACATACTCGACGACCTACCACGCGCCGTTCCACATCGCGCGGCTCTTCTCGACCATCGATCACCTCACCGACGGGCGCGCCGCCTGGAACGTCGTCACCTCCCTTAACGACTCCGAAGCCCAGAACTTCGGCGTGGACGTCCACGCTGAGCACGACAGGCGCTACGACCAGGCCGACGAGGTGATGGAGATCATCACCGGCCTGTGGGATAGCTGGGACGACGGGGCGATAAGGCTCGACAAGCTTGAGGGCGTGTTCGCCGACCCCGACAGCGTCCACAGGCTGGACTACGAAGGCGAGTGGTTCAGATCGCGCGGCCCCCTGACAGTCCCGCGCGCGCCGCAGGGCTATCCGGTCATCATGCAGGCCGGGCAGAGCGACAGGGGACGTGAGTTCGCCGCGCGCTGGGCCGAGACCGTGTTCGCCGTGTTCAGGCAGATCGACGCCGGCCGGCAGATATGCGCCGACATCAAGAGTCGTGCCCTCAAGTACGGGCGCACCGAGAACGACGTCAAGGTCGTCACCGCGGCCTACGCCATCGTCGGCGAGACCGAGTCGTTGGCAAGGGAGAAGCTGTCGTACATCGAGAGCCTTGCACATCCCGCTGACACGCCGGTGCTGCTGTCTGAGCTTCTAAACTACGACTTCGGCCAGCACGAGCCCGAAGAGCGACTCGCCGACAAACACCTGAACGCCATATCAGGCTCACGCGGCATGGCTGAGCGCATGCGCACTTCGGGAGAGGACTATCCCACGTTCGGAGACTTTCTCAGTCAGAGCAGACGCGGCACGATTTGGGAGCTTCCCGTGTTCGTGGGCAGCCCGACCCAGATCGCCGACGAGATGGAAGAGTGGTTCAGGCAGGAGGCCTGCGACGGCTTCATGGTCGCCGCCCAGGACTTCGTCAGAATGGTCGTCCCCGAGCTCCAGCGCCGAGAAGTCTTCCACAACGACTACACCGCCGACACCCTCCGAGGCAACCTCGGCCTCACAAGGCCATAACCACTTAGAACCTATCTCAATCGGCCTACCACTGGCCTCCTCTCCCTTGATGGGAGAGGATTGAGGTGAGGGTGAAAGCCGCAGTCCCCTCGGGTAGCCTGAATTCCAGCCAACGACCCCCTCTCCCTAAGGGCTCACAGGGGTATGTAGACTGACAATTCGTTCGCCCTGAGCCTGTCGAAGGACACCCAGTATCTGGATTCCAACGGCCCCCTCTCCCTTAGGGAGAGGGCTGGGGTGAGGGTGAAAAGTTTGGTTCCGACCATTGTGAGCTTGCCCTGAGCATATACGAGGTCGCTTGGTAGCCTACCCACTCCCCACCCTCA is part of the Dehalococcoidia bacterium genome and encodes:
- a CDS encoding CoA transferase: MVNGHNGAAGPLAGIRVLDWTMWQFGPVAASMMGDMGADVIKIEALDGDVGRAVARMESAEAGLPAGRNAYFETCNRSKRGIAINLKTAEGREIAHKLVEGADVIIQNFRKGVAERLEMDYDTLKKINPRLVYASASGFGPEGPDAELPSLDGCGQARAGLMMSATPPWAKHPVSVRGAPSDQIGGITLCLGILSALLARQAQGIGQKVEVSHLSSTMFLQGLAIGMNLLSGQYMPTLNREDVRNYMYNIYQCKGGSWLRISNPQPARYWGPFVEALGIEYILEDPEIEGAQDGTAGSPELLDLIEKTFASKTYEEWDAIFRQYGFIYAKIQSIEELPEDPQVKANGYIADFDHPTIGPIQVCNFPIAFSETPATIRSGAPELGEHTEAILIDELGYDWSDIGTLQEAGAIL
- a CDS encoding NtaA/DmoA family FMN-dependent monooxygenase (This protein belongs to a clade of FMN-dependent monooxygenases, within a broader family of flavin-dependent oxidoreductases, the luciferase-like monooxygenase (LMM) family, some of whose members use coenzyme F420 rather than FMN.) translates to MPGDRDSKMIMGAFLQAANCSNYAASWRHPASDPGFLSARFYQEIARTLEAGKFHFGFIDDRLAMPSRYNDSVDDTVRLGIRAVKLDLVPVVMAMSLATRYLGVSATYSTTYHAPFHIARLFSTIDHLTDGRAAWNVVTSLNDSEAQNFGVDVHAEHDRRYDQADEVMEIITGLWDSWDDGAIRLDKLEGVFADPDSVHRLDYEGEWFRSRGPLTVPRAPQGYPVIMQAGQSDRGREFAARWAETVFAVFRQIDAGRQICADIKSRALKYGRTENDVKVVTAAYAIVGETESLAREKLSYIESLAHPADTPVLLSELLNYDFGQHEPEERLADKHLNAISGSRGMAERMRTSGEDYPTFGDFLSQSRRGTIWELPVFVGSPTQIADEMEEWFRQEACDGFMVAAQDFVRMVVPELQRREVFHNDYTADTLRGNLGLTRP